A window of Rhodococcus sp. SGAir0479 contains these coding sequences:
- a CDS encoding cytochrome P450 yields MTEALIDPVVFNPYDYDFHEDPYPTYARLRNESPIYHNPDIGFWALSRHGDVLRAFRDNTRLSSANGVSLDPAAYGPHAHLVMSFLAMDDPRHARLRQLVSRGFTPRRVAELDGRVRELTRQYLEPALDAGEFDWIAEVAGKLPMDVISELMGVPQPDRAELRRLADLVVHREDGVLDVPPASVEASLDLMTYYKDMIAQRRRSRTDDLTSALLDAEIDGDQLSDQEILGFLFLMVVAGNETTTKLLGNAAYWGARNPEEVRQVLDDPARVTDWVEETLRFDTSSQIVARTSAVDLEYYGQTVPAGEKVLLLIGSANRDEAVFEDGDTYRIGRESTTKLASFGGGVHFCLGAHLARLEARIALTEFAERVRRYEVDESGIERVHSTNVRGFAALPMKVQVR; encoded by the coding sequence ATGACCGAAGCGCTGATCGACCCGGTGGTCTTCAATCCGTACGACTACGACTTCCACGAGGACCCGTATCCCACCTACGCGCGGCTGCGCAACGAGTCGCCGATCTACCACAACCCGGACATCGGATTCTGGGCGTTGTCGCGGCACGGGGACGTGCTGCGGGCGTTCCGCGACAACACCCGCCTGTCGAGCGCCAACGGGGTGTCGCTCGACCCGGCGGCGTACGGGCCGCACGCCCACCTGGTGATGTCGTTCCTGGCGATGGACGACCCGCGTCATGCGCGGTTGCGCCAACTGGTCTCCCGCGGCTTCACGCCGCGGCGCGTCGCCGAGCTCGACGGCCGAGTCCGCGAACTCACCCGGCAGTACCTGGAGCCGGCACTCGATGCGGGTGAGTTCGACTGGATCGCCGAGGTGGCGGGCAAGCTGCCGATGGATGTGATCTCCGAACTCATGGGCGTTCCGCAACCGGACCGCGCGGAGTTGCGCCGGCTGGCCGACCTGGTGGTGCACCGCGAGGACGGCGTCCTCGACGTACCGCCGGCGTCGGTGGAGGCCTCGCTCGATCTCATGACCTACTACAAGGACATGATCGCGCAGCGCCGCCGCTCGCGCACCGACGACCTCACCTCCGCCCTGCTCGACGCGGAGATCGACGGGGACCAGCTTTCCGATCAGGAGATTCTCGGGTTCCTGTTCCTGATGGTGGTCGCCGGTAACGAGACCACCACCAAGCTGCTCGGCAACGCCGCGTACTGGGGTGCACGCAACCCCGAGGAGGTGCGGCAGGTGCTCGACGACCCCGCTCGGGTGACGGACTGGGTGGAGGAGACGCTGCGATTCGACACCTCCAGCCAGATCGTGGCGCGCACCAGCGCCGTCGACCTCGAGTACTACGGGCAGACCGTTCCGGCCGGGGAGAAGGTACTGCTGCTGATCGGGTCCGCGAATCGGGACGAGGCCGTCTTCGAGGACGGCGACACGTACCGGATCGGTCGCGAGTCCACCACCAAGCTTGCGAGTTTCGGGGGCGGGGTGCACTTCTGCCTGGGGGCGCACCTCGCCCGCCTCGAGGCCCGGATCGCGCTCACCGAATTCGCCGAGAGGGTTCGGCGGTATGAGGTCGACGAGTCCGGAATCGAACGTGTCCATTCCACGAACGTGCGGGGCTTCGCGGCCCTGCCGATGAAGGTGCAGGTGCGCTGA
- a CDS encoding mycofactocin-coupled SDR family oxidoreductase — translation MRRVAGKVVLVTGAARGQGRSHAVRLAEEGADVIAFDVCADIGTNEYPLATEADLADTARLVEKAGVRVVTAQVDVRDRARLEARLSDAVARLGRLDVVVANAGICPLGRHLPSQAFVDAFDVDFVGVVNTVHAALPHLKAGASVVAIGSVAGLVPQTGFNGQQALQGPGGDGYGLAKKMIQSYTSSLALTLGPDSIRVNAIHPTNCNTDMLQSPPMYKTFRPDLENPTAEDAAVTFPFMQAMPIPWVEPEDISHAVVYLASDESRYVTGQQLRVDAGAGMRIGL, via the coding sequence ATGAGGAGAGTTGCCGGCAAGGTCGTTCTGGTCACCGGTGCCGCCCGCGGGCAGGGGCGTAGTCACGCCGTCCGGTTGGCCGAGGAGGGTGCCGACGTCATCGCGTTCGACGTGTGTGCGGACATCGGTACCAACGAGTATCCGCTCGCGACGGAAGCGGATCTCGCGGACACCGCGCGCCTGGTCGAGAAGGCGGGAGTGCGCGTGGTGACCGCCCAGGTCGACGTCCGTGATCGCGCGCGGCTCGAGGCGCGGCTGTCCGATGCGGTCGCACGCCTGGGACGTCTCGACGTCGTGGTGGCCAATGCCGGCATCTGCCCGCTCGGCAGGCACCTGCCGTCGCAGGCTTTCGTGGACGCGTTCGACGTCGACTTCGTGGGCGTGGTCAACACCGTGCACGCCGCGTTGCCGCATCTGAAGGCGGGCGCCTCGGTGGTCGCGATCGGTTCGGTGGCCGGGCTGGTGCCGCAGACGGGATTCAACGGCCAGCAGGCGTTGCAGGGGCCCGGGGGCGACGGATACGGGTTGGCCAAGAAGATGATTCAGTCGTACACGAGTTCACTGGCGTTGACGCTCGGTCCCGACTCGATCCGCGTCAACGCGATCCATCCGACGAACTGCAACACCGACATGCTGCAGAGCCCTCCGATGTACAAGACGTTCCGCCCGGACCTCGAGAACCCCACGGCCGAGGACGCCGCGGTGACCTTCCCGTTCATGCAGGCCATGCCGATTCCGTGGGTGGAGCCGGAGGACATCTCGCACGCCGTCGTGTACCTCGCGTCCGACGAGTCGCGTTACGTCACCGGGCAGCAGCTGCGGGTGGATGCCGGCGCCGGAATGAGGATCGGCCTCTAG
- a CDS encoding aldehyde dehydrogenase, producing MTLRPTDSSALLIDGKLVPGAGGVFEVIDPATEEVVGHAAEATAADMDAAVAAARRAFDETSWSRDHAFRARCLRQLRDALQSHIEELREITIAEVGAPAMLTAGPQLEGPIADLGFFADLAESYQWETDLGVAAPMGIKTRRRILKEAVGVVGAITPWNFPHQINFAKLGPALAAGNTVVLKPAPDTPWCAALVGKVIAEETDIPPGVVDIVTSTDHGLGAQLARDPRVDLISFTGSTATGKAVMAAASESLKKVFLELGGKSAFIILDDADLAAGCAIAAFTVCTHAGQGCAITTRLLVPRDRYEEAVEATARTMAGIRPGNPADRGTVCGPLISARQRARVESYLKLAVEEGGTVVVGGGRPSVPERGFFVEPTLISGLDNSSRVAQEEIFGPVLVILPHDGDDDAIRIANDSPYGLSGSVWGTDPDRVRHVVDGVRTGTLAVNGGVWYAADAPFGGYKQSGIGREMGVAGFEEYLETKLVAEPAQA from the coding sequence ATGACGCTCCGACCCACCGACAGTTCCGCGCTGCTGATCGACGGCAAACTCGTGCCCGGGGCGGGCGGCGTCTTCGAGGTGATCGACCCCGCCACCGAGGAGGTGGTCGGCCACGCCGCCGAAGCCACGGCGGCCGACATGGATGCCGCCGTCGCGGCGGCCAGGCGCGCGTTCGACGAGACGTCGTGGTCACGGGATCATGCGTTCCGCGCCCGCTGCCTCCGGCAATTGCGCGACGCGCTGCAGTCACACATCGAGGAATTGCGGGAGATCACGATCGCGGAGGTGGGAGCGCCGGCGATGCTGACGGCCGGCCCCCAGCTCGAGGGGCCGATCGCCGATCTCGGGTTCTTCGCCGATCTCGCCGAGTCGTACCAGTGGGAGACCGACCTCGGGGTGGCAGCCCCGATGGGGATCAAGACCCGCCGCCGGATCCTCAAGGAGGCGGTCGGAGTGGTCGGCGCGATCACGCCGTGGAACTTCCCGCACCAGATCAACTTCGCGAAACTCGGCCCCGCCCTGGCCGCCGGGAACACGGTGGTCCTCAAACCCGCACCGGACACCCCGTGGTGCGCAGCGCTGGTGGGCAAGGTCATCGCGGAGGAGACCGACATCCCGCCGGGTGTCGTCGACATCGTCACGTCCACCGATCACGGACTCGGCGCGCAGCTGGCCCGCGACCCGCGCGTCGACCTGATCTCGTTCACCGGGTCGACCGCGACCGGCAAGGCGGTCATGGCCGCTGCGTCGGAGTCGCTCAAGAAGGTGTTCCTGGAGCTGGGCGGCAAGTCCGCGTTCATCATCCTCGACGACGCCGACCTCGCGGCCGGTTGCGCGATCGCGGCGTTCACCGTGTGCACGCATGCGGGGCAGGGCTGCGCGATCACGACCCGCCTGCTGGTGCCTCGTGACCGGTACGAGGAGGCCGTCGAGGCCACCGCCCGCACCATGGCGGGGATCCGGCCGGGCAATCCGGCCGATCGCGGGACCGTGTGTGGGCCTTTGATTTCCGCGCGGCAGCGAGCGCGGGTGGAGAGCTACCTGAAGCTCGCCGTCGAGGAGGGCGGCACCGTCGTCGTCGGCGGCGGTCGGCCGTCCGTGCCCGAGCGCGGGTTCTTCGTCGAACCCACGCTGATCTCGGGGCTCGACAACTCGTCCCGCGTGGCGCAGGAGGAGATCTTCGGGCCGGTTCTGGTGATCCTCCCCCACGACGGTGACGACGACGCCATCCGCATCGCCAACGACTCGCCCTACGGTCTGTCGGGGTCGGTGTGGGGCACGGATCCCGACCGGGTCCGGCACGTGGTCGACGGAGTCCGCACCGGCACCCTCGCCGTCAACGGCGGTGTCTGGTACGCGGCCGACGCCCCGTTCGGCGGCTACAAGCAGTCCGGGATCGGCCGCGAAATGGGCGTGGCCGGGTTCGAGGAATACCTCGAGACCAAGCTCGTGGCCGAGCCCGCACAGGCCTGA
- a CDS encoding TetR/AcrR family transcriptional regulator: MSGHVSSASFESTRRRLTPKQADTVDRLCEAAVQVLRDEDFAGLTVRAVASRAGVGPATAYTYFSSKEHLVAEVFWRRLSRSARPESDGLDRIGRVVTVLRGIALLLADEPGLSGAVTNALLGGDPDVEHLRVRIGIEIRGRLAEALGEPADPELLETLDLLYAGALLRAGIGHGSYEDLAGQLERSATMILE; encoded by the coding sequence ATGTCCGGACACGTGTCCAGTGCGAGCTTCGAGTCCACCCGGCGGCGCCTCACGCCCAAGCAGGCGGACACCGTCGACCGTCTGTGTGAGGCGGCCGTGCAGGTGTTGCGGGACGAGGACTTCGCGGGCTTGACCGTCCGGGCCGTCGCGTCCCGGGCCGGGGTCGGGCCGGCCACCGCCTACACGTACTTCTCGTCCAAGGAACATCTTGTCGCCGAGGTGTTCTGGCGCCGGCTCTCGCGGTCGGCACGCCCCGAATCCGACGGCCTGGACCGCATCGGTCGCGTCGTGACGGTCCTGCGCGGCATCGCGTTGCTGCTGGCCGACGAGCCCGGTTTGTCGGGTGCCGTCACCAATGCCCTGCTCGGTGGCGACCCGGACGTCGAGCACCTGCGGGTACGGATCGGGATCGAGATTCGCGGCCGTCTCGCCGAGGCTCTGGGCGAGCCGGCCGACCCCGAGTTGCTCGAGACGCTCGACCTGCTCTACGCCGGGGCGCTGCTTCGTGCAGGCATCGGCCACGGCAGCTACGAGGACCTCGCCGGCCAGTTGGAGCGTTCCGCCACAATGATTTTGGAGTGA